AAACGTGGGTTTCAAAAAAAACAATCGTAACAAGCGGATGCGAGCCAAATCCCCAGTTAACCGACGTAACTCGGGTTGCAATAGAACAATGATAGCAAAGACAAGGGCTGGTCTGATATTTGTCAGAATCCATTCCAGAAGTTCAAAACCTAAATATTCCGCAAGGCTTCCTGAAATCCAAATGATTCCCACACCTAGTAGAAGTTGGATTCCTCTTGTCCTTCTGAGTGTGGTATAAGTTTTATATATTAAAAATGCGACGATTAATACATCCAAAGATATGGAGATATAATTTTTACTCCATGGAATGATGTATAATCCTCGAAAAAAATCCAATTTAGATTCCTAACACATCGAACATATTATAGAGACCTTTGGATTTCCCATACAAAAACTCTGCGGCCTTCACAGCCCCAGTAGCAAATGTTTTGCGATCCTGAGCTTTATGGGTAATTTCAATTCTTTCTTCAGAACTTAAAAAATAAACAGTATGTTCTCCAACCACTTCGCCGGCTCTCATTGTATGCATAGCGATTTCTTTCTGGTCCCTTTCTGGATACATTCCATGGCGACCATAAATAACATTGTTTTCGGATCGTTTGGTGGCATTCAATAAAACTTCTTTCAAATACATAGCCGTTCCGGAAGGAGCATCTTTTTTATGTCTATGATGGATATCCAAAACTTCCACATCGAAGTCTTCGTCTAACACCTTTGCTGCGATTTCAGTTAACTTAAATAACAAATTCACACCCACAGACATATTGGGCGAAAACACAATCGGAATAGAGTTCGCTGCCGATTGAATGAGTGATTTATCGGAATCTGTAAGCCCTGTGGTTCCAATTACTAAGGGTTTTTTATTTGCCAATGCAGAATTCAAAATGGATTCAAATCCCGTGTGTGTACTAAAATCTATCAACACATCGGAAGTTTCGCATGCTTTTTGTAAGTCGGTAGAAAGTAAAATCCCCGTTTCTTTGATCCCTGCATGGTTACCAGAATCAAAACCAGCATAGATGGCTCCTTCTCTAACAATAGCAGCACTTAACTCTGATTTTTTGGAAAGAGATAACACTTGGATGATGGCCTTCCCCATCCGTCCCCCAGCACCAATCACACCAACTTTGATTTTAGACAATGCCTTCCTCTTTTAATTGGAATACTGTTTTTTTGAAAGTATCTGCTGGTGAACCTTCAGATAATGTTGTCATTGGAAGACGAAGTTCATTTTCACAATATCCAAACCAACTCATAGCTGCTTTGATTGGAATAGGATTGGTCTCAATGAAAGCATTGATAAAAACAGGAAGGAGTTTATAATAAATCTTTCTGGAAGCTTCCAAATCCCCACGGAGATAAAGGGATACCATATCCACACAAGCTCTTGGAAAAAGATTGGAGACTACAGAAACAACTCCCTTCCCCCCAATAGACAATACAGGCAATGTTAGGTTGTCGTCCCCTGACAACAAATCAAAGTCAGGCGGTGTGGAAGCAATGACCTTAGCCATTTGTCCCAAATCCCCAGTGGCTTCTTTGATCGCCGCGATTTTTGGGTGGGCCGCAAGCCTTGCTACAGTTTCTGGAAGTAAATTCACATTGGTTCTTCCTGGAATGTTGTACAACATTACCGGTTTGGAAGATACATTGGCAATCTCTGTAAAATGACGATACATCCCTTCTTGTGTAGGTTTGTTATAGTAAGGATTGACGGAAAGAATTCCGTCCACCCCATCGGCACAAGCAGACTCTGTGAGTTCGATGGCTTCTTTTGTGGAATTGGAACCCGTGCCAGCAATGACTTGGATTTTCCCAGCTACAACTTGAACTGTCTTTTGGATGAGTTCTTTATGTTCTTCATAAGAAAGGGTGGGAGATTCCCCCGTTGTCCCACAAGGAACCACTCCTGCCACGCCGGACCGGATTTGGTTTTCTAGGATTTTAAAATAACTATCATAATCGATTTTCCCCTGGCGGAAGGGGGTGATGACCGCAGTATAAACGCCCTGAAACATAAATTAAACATCGAAGAGGGACGGAATTTTGCAATAAAAAACTGCCAAAAGACCCCGTACCGATAAACTTTGCGAAAATGGTCTCTTTTTTCCCACCAATCCTCGCCATTCTTGCCGTTATTAGCCTTATTTTGCATTCAATCTATGTCCATTCCCGCTTTGGAGTCAAAGATGTGCCAAACGAACGCAGCCTTCACGACGCCGTGACCAAAAAATCAGCTGGGATGTTTTTTATTCCCGTCTTTCTCGTCTCCGTATTTTATCTCCTCTTTTCCCAAACCGAGGCAAATTCACTTGTTTTCCCTAAGGAACAAAACCAAAGAATAGGCATCTATCTTTTGTTAGCTGGTGTTCTCGTTTTTTGTATTTTAGGTTTCGTAGATGATTTGTATCACCTCAGCCCAAAACTCCGGTTGTTTTTAGAGCTCTCTGTTGTAGCTGTATTTTTAGTTTGGACAAACACTGAGATTACCTTTTTTGGAGTGATTTCACTTCCAAAATTTGTCCAGATTTTTGCACTGACCATCTTCCTTGTTTTTGCAGTCAACTTGGTGAACTTTATGGATGGAATGGATTGGTATTTAGTAACCACGCTTTTCCTTTCTTATTTTTCATTGGCAAGTGTTGCTCCTCAATTTTATGCAATAGGTCATTTTGGTTATAGTTTGTATCTGATTTTGATGATTTCAATGTTTGGATTTATATATTATAATTTTCCAAAAGCAAAATTATTTATGGGAGATAGTGGATCCTTATCCTTAGGTTTTTTTGTTTTGGCATTACCTTTGTTTGTTGGTAAATGGGAAAATTCAAATTCAAATGTTTGGGATGTGACTAATTATTTTTATTTGTTTCCCTATTTCTGGTTGGATGGAATTTTTATTCTGATCAAACGTTTCTTCCAAAAGAAACATTTGTTCTCAGCACATAGAGAACATCTCTACCAACGAATCACGGAAACCAAATTTGGGAAAATCGGATCTTTGGTTATTTTTTCCTTCTTAAACCTCACGGTTGTTTGTATACATTTTGTATTGAAGTCCAATGGAATTTCTAACCTGCTAATACTTACCATCATTTTCCTTTATTCGGTCATTAGTTATGGACTCCTTTGGACAATTGTACCTAGAAAAAACCTTGCATAAAGTCTTCGCACTCCCATCCTTTCCTTTATGCCTCTATCGAAAAAAGAAATTCTATTCTGCCTTCTCAATGGTTTTCTCATCGGGATTGCCAACCTCATCCCCGGTGTTTCCGGAGGGACTTTTGCACTCATCCTTGGACTATATGACAGGTTGATTACTGCCATCACTTCCTTAAACTTAGAAACCATCAAAGTATCGTTAGCTTTAGTGTTTGGTTTTTGGAAAGAAGATGTAAGAAAACGTTTTGCAGAAGAGATGAAACGAATTGATTTCTGGTTCCTAGTATTTCTGGGAATTGGTCTTTTGTTATCCGTTGTTTCTGGAGCCAAACTCATTCAGTTTTTACTCCAAAACTACCCACAAGCAACACTTGCATTGTTTATCGGACTGATTTTCCCTTCGCTTGCTGTTCCTTACAAACTCATCGAAAAACATAGCTTAGTGGTTTGGTTGTTCCTCATCCCAGGAATTCTTCTCACCATCGTCCCTAGTTTTTTTATGGGAGATACTACGGGTTCCGAAAATCCACTGATAGCTTTTCTTACAGGAGCTGTTGCTATTTCTGCAATGATTCTTCCAGGGATCTCTGGTTCTTACATTATGCTCGTGCTCGGTGAATACCAAATCGTAATTGGAAAACTATCCACCATCCTCGAACCAAGTTCGATAGTATTTCTGGGAGCCTTTGGGATTGGATGTTTACTAGGACTTCTTATTTTTACTCATTTTGTAAAATGGTTATTTTTGAAGTATAAATCTCATACAATGACATTTTTACTTGGTCTTATCCTTGGATCTTTCTTTATCCTTTGGCCATTCAAAGACTACGCCAATGGTCAGGCGATCGTGGGAAGATCAGGAGAAGTAAAAAGAGACATTCAAATCGCCACAGCAAAAAATGTATTCCCTAAAGACTTTACTGAAGCGCAAATCCCACTCGCAGCTCTTGCCCTTGGACTCCTTCTAGGTTTTGGTCTCAATCGATTGGAATCTTTACAAGAGAAGAAGTAGAATTACTTAACCTTTCCATTAAAGTCTGGATTTCAAAATCCAGACTTCTATCTTCTGCCATTGTCTCTATCCCAAGAAATAAATCCAAGTTCGGAACTAAATCCTTTCTTTTAGCAAACCTTGAAGATTGGTAAATAGTAAAAGCTAAAATCGATAACAACTTATACCCGCTAGCAACCGTTCGGCGATTTCTCAAAACAGAGATGGCTCCCATCGGAACAATATCTTGGTTATTTCCATTCGTGGGAATAGACTGAACAGAACCCGGCATACTATCTCTTCGCACTTCTGCTGTTAGATGTGTGGACATAAGCCCTAATCCTGAAAGGCCCGCATAAGTCCCTGGTTTTTCTGATAACATCAGCGGGAACTCACCATTTTCTTTTGGTTCAAAAAGATAATTCAAAAACCGGTCCACCCAAGTAAACCAAACTGCCATGGCATTCTGCAAACGATCTGCTGCAAAACTCACTTGGGCTGCATAAAAACCACCACCTTCGGCAAACCGTAGACCATCTTCTGATTGAATCAAAACTGGATTGTCTGAAAGAGAATTTAACTCCCGTTCTA
This portion of the Leptospira terpstrae serovar Hualin str. LT 11-33 = ATCC 700639 genome encodes:
- a CDS encoding DUF368 domain-containing protein gives rise to the protein MPLSKKEILFCLLNGFLIGIANLIPGVSGGTFALILGLYDRLITAITSLNLETIKVSLALVFGFWKEDVRKRFAEEMKRIDFWFLVFLGIGLLLSVVSGAKLIQFLLQNYPQATLALFIGLIFPSLAVPYKLIEKHSLVVWLFLIPGILLTIVPSFFMGDTTGSENPLIAFLTGAVAISAMILPGISGSYIMLVLGEYQIVIGKLSTILEPSSIVFLGAFGIGCLLGLLIFTHFVKWLFLKYKSHTMTFLLGLILGSFFILWPFKDYANGQAIVGRSGEVKRDIQIATAKNVFPKDFTEAQIPLAALALGLLLGFGLNRLESLQEKK
- a CDS encoding MraY family glycosyltransferase, which encodes MVSFFPPILAILAVISLILHSIYVHSRFGVKDVPNERSLHDAVTKKSAGMFFIPVFLVSVFYLLFSQTEANSLVFPKEQNQRIGIYLLLAGVLVFCILGFVDDLYHLSPKLRLFLELSVVAVFLVWTNTEITFFGVISLPKFVQIFALTIFLVFAVNLVNFMDGMDWYLVTTLFLSYFSLASVAPQFYAIGHFGYSLYLILMISMFGFIYYNFPKAKLFMGDSGSLSLGFFVLALPLFVGKWENSNSNVWDVTNYFYLFPYFWLDGIFILIKRFFQKKHLFSAHREHLYQRITETKFGKIGSLVIFSFLNLTVVCIHFVLKSNGISNLLILTIIFLYSVISYGLLWTIVPRKNLA
- the dapB gene encoding 4-hydroxy-tetrahydrodipicolinate reductase, with the translated sequence MSKIKVGVIGAGGRMGKAIIQVLSLSKKSELSAAIVREGAIYAGFDSGNHAGIKETGILLSTDLQKACETSDVLIDFSTHTGFESILNSALANKKPLVIGTTGLTDSDKSLIQSAANSIPIVFSPNMSVGVNLLFKLTEIAAKVLDEDFDVEVLDIHHRHKKDAPSGTAMYLKEVLLNATKRSENNVIYGRHGMYPERDQKEIAMHTMRAGEVVGEHTVYFLSSEERIEITHKAQDRKTFATGAVKAAEFLYGKSKGLYNMFDVLGI
- the dapA gene encoding 4-hydroxy-tetrahydrodipicolinate synthase, yielding MFQGVYTAVITPFRQGKIDYDSYFKILENQIRSGVAGVVPCGTTGESPTLSYEEHKELIQKTVQVVAGKIQVIAGTGSNSTKEAIELTESACADGVDGILSVNPYYNKPTQEGMYRHFTEIANVSSKPVMLYNIPGRTNVNLLPETVARLAAHPKIAAIKEATGDLGQMAKVIASTPPDFDLLSGDDNLTLPVLSIGGKGVVSVVSNLFPRACVDMVSLYLRGDLEASRKIYYKLLPVFINAFIETNPIPIKAAMSWFGYCENELRLPMTTLSEGSPADTFKKTVFQLKEEGIV